From Phenylobacterium montanum, the proteins below share one genomic window:
- a CDS encoding LysR family transcriptional regulator — translation MDIRQLRHFAAVAETLHFGRAAELLGMTQPPLSQSIQALERELGAPLFARTKRSVALTPFGAAWLAPVKAALAGVDALPDLARRLRQGEAGRLELSFISTADYSILPSLVRRYAALYPDVEITLVEATSDVQIAALLDGRGHAGVIIPPADSALPAPLAYRRLVSEPLIAALPETWLETGRIRLEAGRLPPAAVIASPLIVFPRRVAPAFYDLVLDYYTARGGHAHVAQEAIQMQTIISLVSAGMGMALVPASLRHLARTGVRYVDLQEGAPALETGLVWRRDDTEPTLARLIEVAIQTPADRDAVRPVLPPPATPARRS, via the coding sequence ATGGACATCCGTCAACTCAGGCACTTCGCCGCCGTCGCCGAGACCCTGCATTTCGGCCGGGCGGCCGAGCTGCTGGGCATGACCCAGCCGCCGCTCAGCCAGTCGATCCAGGCCCTGGAGCGCGAACTGGGCGCGCCCCTGTTCGCCCGCACCAAGCGCAGCGTGGCCCTGACCCCGTTCGGCGCCGCCTGGCTGGCGCCGGTCAAGGCCGCCCTGGCCGGGGTGGACGCCCTACCGGACCTGGCCCGTCGCCTGCGCCAGGGCGAGGCCGGGCGGCTGGAGCTGTCGTTCATCAGCACCGCCGACTACAGCATCCTGCCGAGCCTGGTGCGCCGCTACGCCGCCCTCTACCCTGATGTGGAGATCACCCTGGTGGAGGCCACCAGCGACGTGCAGATCGCGGCCCTGCTGGACGGTCGCGGCCACGCTGGCGTGATCATCCCGCCGGCCGACAGCGCCCTGCCCGCCCCCCTGGCCTACCGCCGGCTGGTGTCGGAGCCCCTGATCGCCGCGCTCCCCGAGACCTGGCTGGAGACCGGGCGCATCCGCCTCGAGGCCGGCCGCCTGCCGCCCGCGGCGGTGATCGCGAGCCCGCTGATCGTGTTCCCGCGGCGCGTGGCCCCGGCCTTTTACGACCTCGTCCTGGACTACTACACGGCCCGCGGCGGCCACGCCCACGTCGCCCAGGAAGCCATCCAGATGCAGACCATCATCAGCCTGGTTTCGGCCGGCATGGGCATGGCCCTGGTCCCCGCATCCCTGCGCCACCTGGCCCGCACCGGCGTGCGCTATGTCGATCTTCAGGAAGGCGCCCCGGCGCTGGAGACCGGCCTCGTCTGGCGCCGCGACGACACCGAGCCGACCTTGGCGCGCTTGATCGAGGTGGCGATCCAGACGCCCGCAGACCGCGACGCCGTCAGGCCAGTTCTTCCACCGCCCGCCACTCCGGCCCGACGTAGTTGA
- the ilvD gene encoding dihydroxy-acid dehydratase yields MPAYRSRTTTHGRNMAGARALWRATGMRDGDFGKPIIAVANSFTQFVPGHVHLKDLGQLVAREIEAAGGVAKEFNTIAVDDGIAMGHDGMLYSLPSRELIADSVEYMVNAHCADAMVCISNCDKITPGMLMAAMRLNIPTVFVSGGPMEAGKVVVKGAQRALDLIDAMVVAADDSYDDASVQAIERSACPTCGSCSGMFTANSMNCLTEALGLSLPGNGSVLATHADREGLFRKAGRVVVELARRWYEEGDVTATPRGIATFAAFENAMTLDIAMGGSTNTVLHLLAAAQEGGVDFTMADIDRLSRRTPCLCKVAPAKSDVHMEDVHRAGGIMAILGELERADLIDASLPTVHAPSLGAALAQWDIGRTNNEEVRTFYKAGPGGVPSQTAFSQAARWTTLDDDRKSGVIRSAEHPFSQDGGLAVLFGNLAPEGCIVKTAGVDESILTFRGKARVYESQDAAVSGILGGEVQAGEVVVIRYEGPKGGPGMQEMLYPTSYLKAKGLGKACALITDGRFSGGTSGLSIGHVSPEAAEGGLIALVETGDSILIDIPNRGINLELSDEVLATRRAEMQARGAKAWKPAAERQRNVSPALRAYAAMTTNAARGAVRDVSQLG; encoded by the coding sequence ATGCCCGCCTATCGCTCCCGCACCACCACCCACGGCCGCAACATGGCCGGCGCCCGCGCCCTGTGGCGCGCCACCGGCATGCGTGACGGCGACTTCGGCAAGCCGATCATCGCCGTGGCCAACAGCTTCACCCAGTTCGTGCCCGGCCACGTGCACCTGAAGGACCTGGGCCAGCTGGTGGCGCGCGAGATCGAGGCGGCCGGTGGGGTGGCCAAGGAATTCAACACCATCGCGGTCGACGACGGCATCGCCATGGGCCACGACGGGATGCTCTATTCCCTGCCCAGCCGCGAACTGATCGCCGACAGCGTCGAGTACATGGTCAACGCGCACTGCGCCGACGCCATGGTCTGCATCTCCAACTGCGACAAGATCACCCCCGGCATGCTGATGGCGGCCATGCGGCTGAACATCCCCACCGTGTTCGTCTCCGGCGGGCCGATGGAGGCCGGCAAGGTGGTGGTCAAGGGCGCCCAGCGGGCCCTGGACCTGATCGACGCCATGGTGGTCGCCGCCGACGACAGCTACGACGACGCCTCGGTGCAGGCGATCGAACGCTCGGCCTGCCCGACCTGCGGCTCGTGCTCGGGCATGTTCACCGCCAATTCGATGAACTGCCTGACCGAGGCCCTGGGACTGTCCCTGCCGGGCAACGGCTCGGTCCTGGCCACCCACGCCGACCGCGAGGGCCTGTTCCGCAAGGCCGGACGCGTGGTCGTCGAACTGGCCCGGCGCTGGTACGAGGAGGGCGACGTCACCGCCACCCCGCGCGGCATCGCAACCTTCGCCGCCTTCGAGAACGCCATGACCCTGGACATCGCCATGGGCGGCTCGACCAACACCGTACTGCACCTGTTGGCTGCGGCGCAGGAAGGCGGGGTCGACTTCACCATGGCCGACATCGACCGCCTGTCGCGACGCACGCCGTGCCTGTGTAAGGTCGCCCCGGCCAAGAGCGACGTGCACATGGAGGACGTCCACCGCGCCGGCGGCATCATGGCCATCCTGGGCGAACTGGAGCGGGCCGACCTGATCGACGCCAGCCTGCCGACCGTGCATGCGCCGAGCCTCGGCGCAGCCTTGGCCCAGTGGGATATCGGCCGCACCAACAACGAAGAGGTGCGCACCTTCTACAAGGCGGGCCCGGGCGGGGTGCCGTCCCAGACCGCCTTCAGCCAGGCGGCGCGCTGGACCACGTTGGATGACGACCGCAAGAGCGGGGTGATCCGCTCGGCCGAGCATCCCTTCAGCCAGGACGGGGGACTTGCTGTGCTGTTCGGCAACCTGGCGCCCGAGGGCTGCATCGTGAAGACCGCCGGGGTGGACGAGTCGATCCTGACCTTCCGCGGCAAGGCGCGCGTCTATGAAAGCCAGGACGCCGCCGTGTCCGGCATCCTGGGCGGCGAGGTCCAGGCGGGCGAGGTGGTGGTGATCCGCTACGAGGGCCCCAAGGGCGGTCCCGGCATGCAGGAAATGCTCTATCCGACCAGCTATCTGAAGGCCAAGGGTCTCGGAAAGGCCTGCGCCCTGATCACCGACGGCCGTTTCTCCGGCGGAACCTCGGGCCTCTCGATCGGCCACGTCTCGCCGGAAGCGGCCGAGGGCGGCCTGATCGCCCTGGTGGAGACGGGCGATTCGATCCTGATCGACATTCCCAATCGCGGCATCAATCTGGAGCTGAGCGACGAGGTCCTGGCCACACGCCGCGCCGAGATGCAGGCGCGGGGCGCCAAGGCCTGGAAGCCGGCGGCGGAGCGCCAGCGCAACGTCTCGCCGGCGCTGAGAGCCTATGCGGCCATGACCACCAACGCCGCGCGCGGCGCGGTGCGGGACGTGAGCCAGCTGGGC